Proteins encoded by one window of Chondromyces crocatus:
- a CDS encoding DUF2167 domain-containing protein has product MLRPRQWSRLALGFATVLPAATLTGAPARADIAPPPVEIAVPSPRPPPPAPLPRPTPPAPAPSSAPAAQGAATADLGAGVVPSPVEGQFIEGADQLPEHVRQILSLPWKPGPTQGALGVVAQLDVPEGTVFADAKTTQRFLELNQNPTSKRELGMISAADFSWSIIFQFAEIGYVKDEDKADLDAGAMMQALRQGNDRSNEVRRERGWGTVSLVGWAQPPRYEPTTHNLEWATTGQDDTTGGQTVNHNIRILGRNGVMEASLIVAPEDYAAALPTARKLLERFSYNDGERYAEYKPGDKIAEIGLVGLVTGGAVAAAAKTGILGKLGKGAVKLVMLLVAGVGALGAKLFRRNKEG; this is encoded by the coding sequence ATGTTGCGTCCCCGACAGTGGTCGCGTCTCGCGCTGGGGTTTGCCACCGTCCTTCCGGCGGCGACGCTGACCGGGGCCCCCGCGCGGGCGGACATCGCTCCACCGCCCGTGGAGATCGCGGTGCCGTCCCCGCGTCCTCCCCCCCCCGCTCCGCTGCCGAGACCCACCCCGCCAGCGCCCGCCCCGAGCAGCGCGCCCGCCGCGCAAGGTGCCGCGACGGCCGATCTCGGAGCAGGCGTCGTCCCTTCGCCCGTCGAAGGTCAGTTCATCGAGGGCGCCGACCAGCTTCCGGAGCACGTTCGCCAGATCCTCTCGCTCCCGTGGAAACCAGGGCCGACCCAGGGGGCGCTCGGCGTCGTGGCGCAGCTCGACGTCCCGGAAGGGACGGTCTTCGCCGACGCGAAGACGACCCAGCGCTTCCTCGAACTGAACCAGAATCCCACCAGCAAGCGCGAGCTGGGCATGATCTCTGCCGCCGACTTCTCGTGGTCGATCATCTTCCAGTTCGCCGAGATCGGTTACGTGAAGGACGAGGACAAGGCCGATCTCGACGCCGGCGCCATGATGCAGGCCCTGCGCCAGGGCAATGACCGGAGCAATGAGGTGCGCCGCGAGCGCGGTTGGGGAACGGTGAGCCTGGTGGGCTGGGCCCAGCCGCCGCGCTACGAGCCGACCACGCACAACCTCGAGTGGGCCACGACGGGGCAGGATGACACCACCGGCGGACAGACGGTGAACCACAACATCCGCATCCTCGGCAGGAACGGCGTCATGGAGGCGAGCCTCATCGTGGCACCGGAGGACTACGCGGCGGCGCTGCCGACCGCGCGGAAGCTTCTGGAGCGCTTCTCGTACAACGACGGCGAGCGGTACGCGGAGTACAAGCCGGGCGACAAGATCGCCGAGATCGGTCTGGTCGGCCTGGTCACAGGGGGTGCCGTCGCCGCGGCGGCCAAGACGGGGATCCTCGGCAAGCTCGGCAAGGGCGCCGTCAAGCTGGTGATGCTCCTCGTGGCAGGCGTCGGGGCGCTCGGGGCCAAGCTCTTCCGGCGCAACAAGGAAGGCTGA